From a single Rhodothermales bacterium genomic region:
- a CDS encoding radical SAM protein produces MTRELARRGRREPVDPHRPYAYFVEPERTARGVVEDVATLFLTNRECPFDCLMCDLWKHTLGTPTPAGAIPAQIDFALARLPPARHIKLYNSGNFFDKKAIPPEDHPAIAARVAGFDTVIVENHPNLCTPDVLRFRDRIPGQLEVAIGLETAHPETLARLNKAMTLQDVRRAVDFLLTNGIQVRAFVLLRPPYTTEDEGVERAIATLAFAFSLGIGCCAVIPTRAGTDAMHHLAAGGDFAPPTLTSLERVMTAGLAMKRGRVFGDLWDLERIYDCPACGPARKDRLHRINLEQHLHPPIPCPVNITH; encoded by the coding sequence CGTCGAGGCCGGCGTGAGCCTGTCGATCCCCATCGTCCCTACGCCTACTTCGTCGAGCCCGAGCGCACGGCCAGGGGCGTCGTCGAGGACGTGGCCACGCTCTTTCTCACCAACCGCGAGTGCCCGTTCGACTGCCTCATGTGCGACCTCTGGAAGCACACGCTCGGCACCCCCACTCCGGCCGGCGCCATCCCGGCGCAGATCGACTTTGCCCTGGCGCGACTGCCACCGGCGCGCCACATCAAACTCTACAATAGCGGCAATTTTTTTGACAAAAAGGCCATTCCCCCCGAAGACCATCCGGCCATCGCCGCCCGAGTCGCCGGGTTCGACACCGTCATCGTCGAAAATCACCCGAACCTCTGCACCCCCGATGTGCTCCGCTTCCGCGACCGGATCCCCGGGCAGCTAGAGGTGGCGATTGGCCTCGAGACCGCGCACCCCGAAACCCTTGCGCGGCTGAATAAGGCGATGACGCTGCAGGACGTCCGCCGCGCGGTTGATTTCCTGTTGACGAACGGCATCCAGGTCCGCGCCTTTGTCCTGCTCCGCCCCCCATACACGACCGAAGACGAGGGCGTCGAGCGGGCCATCGCCACGCTGGCGTTTGCGTTTTCGCTGGGTATCGGGTGTTGCGCCGTGATCCCCACACGCGCCGGCACCGACGCCATGCACCACCTCGCCGCCGGAGGCGACTTCGCGCCGCCGACATTGACGTCCCTGGAACGGGTGATGACGGCCGGTCTGGCCATGAAGCGCGGTCGAGTCTTTGGCGATCTGTGGGATCTGGAACGGATCTACGACTGCCCGGCGTGCGGGCCGGCGCGGAAGGACCGGCTGCACCGCATAAACCTGGAGCAGCACCTCCACCCCCCTATCCCCTGCCCCGTGAACATCACCCATTAA